In Reichenbachiella agarivorans, one genomic interval encodes:
- a CDS encoding alpha-L-fucosidase, translating to MKRKSGLMASMKLGLVALSMVACTTQSKELAEKETTLKVFEPNWESIKANYKDPEWFNDQKFGIFIHWGAYSVPAFGSEWYPRLMYMDTATFSAQLNPGEQGPNKVYLHHKETWGDQKEFGYKDFIPMFKGENFNADEWIDLFKSAGARYVIPVADHHDGFAMYKSNTTRWNAYDMGPKRDVLGELFTAGRAKDMIMGASSHFAFNWSFYNKKDKFDTVDPEYADLYSSKGQDLEEPVSDKFKQRWWERTKDVIDNYQPDIFWLDFYVDIPDFAEMRPKLAAYYYNKGIEWDKEVVLQDKNFSHEAFPEGTVIYDLERGKLPGIRNLPWQTDTSIGKNSWSYVTNWESKTTNELVDDLVDIVSKNGNLLLNVGPKSDGTIPEDQKNILLEIGEWLKVNGEAIYETKYWDTFGEGPTEVAKGHHSEGNNKGMSAEDIRFTTKEGKLYAIAMDWPENGQIVIKSLAKGAEFAPDKLGDIRLLGSDEELSWEQTNEGLIVKLPAQKVGDFAHTLAISI from the coding sequence ATGAAAAGGAAATCAGGCCTGATGGCCAGTATGAAATTGGGGCTCGTGGCTTTGAGTATGGTGGCATGTACCACCCAGAGCAAGGAGCTAGCAGAAAAGGAGACCACTCTCAAGGTATTTGAGCCCAATTGGGAATCGATCAAAGCGAATTACAAAGATCCTGAATGGTTCAACGATCAGAAATTTGGTATATTCATCCACTGGGGTGCTTATAGCGTGCCTGCCTTTGGGTCGGAGTGGTATCCTCGTCTGATGTATATGGATACAGCTACATTCAGTGCCCAACTCAATCCTGGTGAACAAGGCCCAAACAAAGTATATCTGCATCACAAGGAGACGTGGGGGGATCAGAAAGAGTTCGGTTACAAGGATTTCATCCCAATGTTCAAAGGAGAGAATTTCAATGCTGACGAATGGATCGATTTATTCAAATCTGCTGGAGCACGCTATGTGATCCCTGTGGCTGATCACCACGATGGTTTTGCGATGTACAAGTCCAATACTACCCGATGGAATGCCTACGACATGGGACCCAAGCGAGACGTTTTGGGTGAGCTGTTCACAGCAGGACGTGCCAAAGACATGATCATGGGTGCTTCGTCTCACTTTGCGTTCAACTGGTCATTCTACAACAAAAAGGATAAATTCGATACCGTAGATCCTGAGTATGCAGACTTGTACAGCTCCAAAGGCCAAGATTTGGAAGAACCAGTTTCTGATAAGTTTAAACAGAGATGGTGGGAGCGTACCAAAGATGTGATCGACAATTATCAGCCAGACATCTTTTGGCTAGACTTCTATGTTGATATTCCAGATTTTGCAGAGATGAGACCAAAACTCGCCGCTTACTACTACAACAAAGGCATAGAATGGGACAAAGAAGTCGTGCTGCAAGACAAGAACTTTAGTCACGAGGCATTCCCAGAAGGTACAGTGATTTATGACTTGGAGAGAGGTAAGTTGCCAGGTATCCGCAATCTACCTTGGCAGACAGATACCTCGATCGGCAAAAATTCATGGAGCTACGTGACCAATTGGGAATCTAAGACTACCAATGAGCTTGTAGATGACTTGGTAGATATTGTGAGCAAAAACGGTAACCTACTGCTCAATGTAGGTCCAAAGTCTGATGGTACGATCCCTGAGGATCAAAAGAACATCTTGTTAGAAATAGGAGAATGGCTCAAAGTAAATGGTGAAGCGATCTATGAGACCAAGTATTGGGATACCTTCGGCGAAGGACCCACTGAGGTTGCTAAGGGGCATCACTCAGAAGGCAACAACAAAGGGATGTCGGCAGAAGATATTCGTTTTACTACCAAAGAAGGAAAACTCTATGCCATCGCGATGGATTGGCCTGAAAATGGACAGATTGTAATCAAGAGCCTGGCCAAAGGAGCTGAGTTTGCACCTGATAAACTAGGTGACATTCGTCTACTGGGTAGTGACGAAGAGCTGAGCTGGGAGCAAACCAATGAAGGACTAATCGTGAAACTGCCAGCACAGAAAGTAGGGGACTTTGCGCATACACTGGCAATTTCTATATGA
- a CDS encoding helix-turn-helix domain-containing protein — MKQTTITIYESNHWVGNEYDRFSSRFEWLGTDHAILTADVVLVHYASWDEFNHKYPRWFVLEETTVFVLSDELDIELQVELLQQGIIDVVPEQISPELLHAKYQSAMRQRQLSFLGVEDAADLATSWLDRVTAIIEQNIANTEFNVQSLVRGSGMSRSVLYCKLKELTGLSTSEFIRIIRLRHAVAMLRSGQCSVKEVRFRAGFNSASYFTRCFKKIYGYLPSEYLKSINTTAAIRISSEFKGNPTKNRHYINA; from the coding sequence ATGAAGCAAACTACAATTACGATATATGAATCAAACCATTGGGTAGGGAATGAGTACGATAGGTTTTCCTCCAGATTTGAATGGTTGGGTACAGATCATGCTATTCTGACGGCAGACGTGGTGTTAGTACACTACGCTTCATGGGATGAGTTTAACCACAAATATCCTAGATGGTTTGTTCTGGAAGAAACGACTGTTTTTGTCCTAAGTGATGAACTGGATATTGAGTTGCAGGTGGAGCTTTTGCAGCAGGGCATTATAGATGTAGTGCCAGAGCAAATCTCACCTGAGTTGCTTCATGCCAAGTATCAATCAGCCATGCGTCAACGCCAACTTAGCTTCTTGGGAGTAGAAGACGCCGCAGATTTAGCTACCTCGTGGCTAGATAGAGTCACCGCTATCATAGAGCAGAATATTGCTAATACAGAGTTTAATGTCCAAAGTCTGGTGAGGGGAAGCGGCATGAGCCGGAGTGTACTCTACTGCAAACTCAAGGAACTGACTGGCTTATCAACTAGTGAATTTATCAGGATCATCAGGCTCAGACATGCAGTAGCCATGCTCAGGTCGGGTCAGTGTTCTGTCAAGGAGGTGCGCTTTAGGGCAGGCTTCAATTCTGCCTCGTATTTCACCCGCTGTTTCAAAAAAATATACGGCTACCTACCAAGCGAATATCTGAAGAGTATCAATACAACGGCTGCCATTAGGATCAGTTCAGAGTTTAAAGGCAACCCAACAAAAAATAGACATTATATCAATGCATAA
- a CDS encoding DUF1735 domain-containing protein — protein MKKTIYMMLIAVVVFATACYEDYEQPFEYTAVYFPHQQPMRTVTFEDSVIEVGIVLGGKRDNTVNEFAYFSKDNSLLNDSRFEVLPDTHYKMKVDEDSLIEIPSGSFQGEFELLLTDAFYDDDMSYQNHYILPLKLIQFTTDSVLYGKHYTLLMIKYINDHHGTYYRMGSDSVDVDNVIRYSTDTLIYNETVDLSTMGKNKLLLPAIGKATAFDDKLELTIDEDLMTVSGDLSEPNPQLSISWLSGSVTANTITYSYSYVYDEDNNPLTLDARHYVSDSLIFRDNGIKFEKWE, from the coding sequence ATGAAAAAGACAATATATATGATGTTGATAGCAGTAGTGGTTTTTGCCACTGCTTGCTACGAAGATTACGAACAACCCTTTGAATACACAGCAGTGTATTTTCCTCATCAACAACCTATGCGTACAGTCACGTTTGAAGACTCTGTGATAGAGGTGGGTATCGTACTTGGAGGGAAGCGAGACAATACCGTCAATGAATTTGCTTATTTCAGCAAGGATAATTCTTTGCTAAATGACAGCAGATTTGAGGTATTGCCTGATACGCACTACAAAATGAAGGTAGACGAAGATTCTTTGATTGAGATTCCTTCAGGGTCTTTTCAGGGAGAGTTTGAGCTACTGTTGACGGATGCCTTTTACGACGATGATATGTCCTATCAGAATCATTACATTCTACCGTTGAAACTGATCCAATTCACCACGGATTCGGTACTCTATGGCAAACACTATACTTTGCTTATGATCAAGTATATCAATGACCATCATGGTACTTACTACCGCATGGGCTCAGATTCTGTGGATGTAGACAATGTAATCCGCTACAGTACGGATACTTTGATCTACAACGAAACGGTGGATTTAAGTACAATGGGTAAAAACAAGCTGCTATTGCCAGCTATTGGTAAAGCGACGGCTTTTGATGATAAGCTTGAACTTACGATTGACGAAGACTTGATGACCGTTAGTGGTGATTTGTCAGAGCCTAATCCTCAGCTGTCGATCAGTTGGTTGTCAGGAAGCGTTACTGCCAATACGATCACTTACAGCTATTCTTATGTCTATGATGAGGACAACAATCCCCTTACTCTTGATGCGAGACACTATGTGTCAGATTCTTTGATCTTTAGAGACAATGGTATCAAGTTCGAAAAATGGGAATAA
- a CDS encoding RagB/SusD family nutrient uptake outer membrane protein, translated as MKKLIYTLAMLVGLTACDEDFMEPKYANELDQEEALNDPQVVQGFLLKAYNALPNGQDSYGGFLDCATQNAVINLPNNQLNKTSAEEWQALTNPLDNWKNSYQAIQSINRFIEFGLRADVTFWKGNEQTNAELTKRFEGEAYFLRAYFYFDLLKRFAGQDASGELMGVPLITKQLDANSVPELPRATFREVLEQIVDDLDYAVNFLPVKYSGTSEITGQNQLGRATSVACYTLKSRVMLYAGSELYGLDDAQDMNVASVRAAGEAFALMGKTLPDVYINAGNSTGFDNYFNNGDSDELIMRRLGGNNNGIEGANFPPSYFGNGRTNPTQNLVDAFPTADGFPIDHASSSYDPDFPYANRDPRFYMTVLYNGASFKDQTVNTSVGGKDYPGGAGGAANTENSTRTGYYLRKWLSTFVDKNPANNTNAYHYFSVFRKGEVFLNYAEAANEAFGPNADPYGIGMTAVDAIREVRRRAGIAQPDTYLNMVSTDQDAMRELIRNERRIELCFEGHYFYDLRRWKEDLNEPVEIVTIEIDQFGLPDYAVETLFTPTYKDYMYFGPMPYFEAIKTPSITQNTGW; from the coding sequence ATGAAGAAATTAATATATACACTGGCCATGTTGGTAGGCCTGACTGCTTGTGATGAAGACTTCATGGAGCCGAAGTATGCCAATGAGTTGGATCAGGAGGAGGCACTGAACGATCCGCAAGTAGTGCAGGGCTTCTTGCTTAAAGCTTACAATGCCTTACCAAACGGACAGGACAGTTATGGTGGGTTTTTGGATTGTGCGACGCAAAATGCGGTGATCAATTTACCTAATAATCAGCTGAATAAGACTTCGGCTGAAGAGTGGCAGGCATTGACCAATCCATTGGACAACTGGAAGAATAGTTACCAAGCTATCCAGTCTATTAATCGTTTTATCGAGTTTGGCTTGAGAGCGGATGTTACTTTTTGGAAAGGAAATGAACAGACCAACGCGGAACTCACTAAGCGATTTGAAGGGGAAGCTTACTTTCTTAGAGCTTACTTTTATTTCGATTTGCTCAAACGATTTGCTGGCCAAGATGCATCTGGAGAACTCATGGGGGTGCCACTGATCACGAAGCAGCTGGATGCCAATAGTGTACCTGAGTTGCCGAGAGCGACTTTCAGAGAAGTGCTGGAGCAGATCGTGGATGACTTGGACTATGCGGTCAATTTTCTTCCTGTAAAATATAGTGGTACTAGTGAGATCACAGGACAGAATCAGTTGGGAAGAGCGACATCTGTTGCTTGTTATACGCTGAAATCCAGAGTGATGCTCTATGCAGGTAGTGAACTCTATGGATTGGATGATGCACAGGATATGAATGTAGCATCGGTACGTGCCGCTGGGGAAGCATTTGCACTGATGGGCAAGACGCTTCCTGATGTCTATATCAACGCAGGAAATAGCACTGGTTTCGACAACTATTTTAACAATGGAGACTCGGATGAGCTAATTATGCGCAGGCTCGGTGGCAACAACAATGGGATAGAAGGAGCCAATTTTCCTCCTAGCTACTTTGGCAATGGACGTACAAATCCTACTCAAAACTTGGTGGATGCCTTCCCGACTGCTGACGGATTTCCTATTGATCACGCGAGTAGCTCTTATGACCCAGATTTCCCTTATGCTAATCGTGACCCACGATTTTATATGACGGTACTTTACAATGGTGCAAGTTTTAAAGATCAGACGGTAAACACTAGTGTAGGAGGGAAAGACTATCCAGGTGGGGCTGGTGGGGCCGCCAATACGGAAAATTCCACACGGACGGGGTATTACCTCAGAAAATGGTTGAGCACTTTTGTAGACAAAAATCCTGCAAATAATACCAATGCCTACCACTATTTTTCTGTTTTTAGAAAAGGAGAGGTGTTTCTTAATTATGCAGAGGCTGCCAATGAGGCCTTCGGCCCCAATGCAGATCCTTATGGTATAGGTATGACAGCAGTAGATGCTATCAGAGAGGTAAGAAGAAGAGCAGGTATTGCCCAGCCAGATACTTATCTGAATATGGTTAGTACGGATCAGGATGCAATGAGAGAGCTCATCCGAAATGAACGTAGAATTGAATTGTGTTTCGAGGGACACTATTTCTATGACTTGAGAAGATGGAAAGAAGATTTGAACGAGCCAGTGGAAATAGTGACCATTGAAATCGATCAATTTGGTTTGCCTGATTATGCTGTAGAGACCTTGTTTACTCCTACATACAAAGATTACATGTACTTTGGGCCTATGCCTTATTTTGAGGCAATCAAGACCCCAAGCATTACTCAAAACACAGGTTGGTAA
- a CDS encoding SusC/RagA family TonB-linked outer membrane protein, with protein MKYIKYIIALVTVLCGFVHVQAQQIEEVVLQDTLGNSKKQKVHLPFGDMDKNRVVGATSLITQDQIATTDLDVESAMIGKAMGLNVFKNSAGPGMDNSWLNVRGLHTLGNSDPLVVVDGVSNRSLESLNFYEIESITVLKDVTAKSLYGAQAANGVILVTTKRGEVGVKKASINAEFGVRKPTHLPDFLNSADYAQLYNEALENDGLTPQYSTADIAAYERAGINDELPNVDYYDRYLKAFTNYQRIYGTYTNSDEKTAFYFTAGYAGEGGLEAIGEQTKYNSMNIRGNLDYKINDIFSVQVDVAARLESTSTNQMTYNNYDGTPGNLGDDVVVQGLFSTLSSHRPNEYPIYHQAPDNESAGLLGWGAAKSTNIEGELLRAGYRDELIRQSQSNIGLDMDFAQWGIAGLSWKNYVSFDTYNFLVTRKKDDYARYQADGTKVGDDVQASGISKFDDNAYRNIGMISTMAYDRTFGNHAITSHLNAIAQNREYQGTAQPYKNVTYGFRLNYAFANKYIAEVDLAYMGSNKLEEGSRYQLFPSVGLGWVLSEEDFLQSVDALDYLKLKASYGQMGYDRSLQHFWYRDAYGPQGWVQFGSQNSNGASAYTLTRTGNPAIGFEVATEYNIGLEALLLKRLSVEVNYYNEYRSDIPMQVSSLYPDYFGDNIPYVNYGEVSNQGIELGLNYSSQVGDISYGLGGYVTYSKAVYEKTGDLTPFPHLNRNGKPLDLMWGYNAEGFYESDTEVDVQSTLGGDVIAGDLRYADITEDGLITTEDQKNIGNSTPRYQYSLNFNIGYKGFSLFVLGQGAAGHDRMMSWNTAYNGVGQGKYAANAMNRWSPDNMDASHPRLTTVGGSHSYQASSYWLQDASYFTIRNIELSYVFPEKIRGALRASELRVFARGTDLLSFSAHPDFNSDNAASGLTSGFLMKTFSLGFNLSY; from the coding sequence ATGAAGTATATAAAATATATAATAGCCCTTGTAACTGTGCTGTGTGGTTTTGTCCATGTACAAGCCCAACAGATAGAAGAGGTAGTACTCCAGGATACACTGGGGAACAGTAAAAAGCAAAAAGTGCATTTGCCTTTTGGCGACATGGACAAAAACCGTGTGGTTGGAGCGACAAGCCTCATCACGCAAGACCAGATCGCTACCACGGATTTAGATGTAGAGTCTGCCATGATAGGAAAGGCCATGGGACTCAATGTGTTTAAAAATTCGGCTGGTCCAGGGATGGATAATTCCTGGCTCAATGTAAGAGGTCTCCATACGCTAGGTAACAGCGACCCTTTGGTAGTAGTAGATGGGGTAAGTAACCGCTCACTAGAGTCGCTCAATTTTTATGAAATAGAGTCTATCACTGTACTCAAAGATGTGACTGCAAAGTCGCTTTACGGTGCTCAGGCGGCCAATGGTGTGATCTTGGTCACCACCAAGAGAGGTGAAGTAGGAGTGAAGAAGGCTAGTATCAATGCCGAGTTTGGGGTTAGAAAACCAACTCATTTGCCTGATTTTCTCAATTCTGCCGACTATGCACAACTGTACAACGAAGCACTTGAAAATGATGGTTTGACACCTCAGTATTCTACAGCGGATATAGCGGCTTATGAGCGTGCTGGTATCAATGATGAATTGCCGAATGTAGATTACTATGATCGCTACTTGAAGGCATTTACCAACTATCAGCGCATCTACGGCACCTATACAAATTCGGATGAGAAGACAGCCTTCTACTTTACTGCTGGATATGCAGGAGAAGGTGGTCTGGAGGCGATAGGCGAGCAGACCAAGTACAACAGCATGAATATTCGTGGTAATCTGGACTATAAGATTAATGACATATTTAGTGTTCAAGTAGATGTGGCAGCTAGATTGGAATCAACGTCTACCAATCAGATGACATACAACAACTATGACGGTACCCCAGGCAATTTGGGTGATGATGTAGTTGTTCAAGGTTTGTTTAGTACGCTTAGCTCTCACAGACCCAATGAGTACCCGATCTACCACCAGGCACCAGACAATGAATCTGCTGGTTTACTGGGCTGGGGAGCTGCCAAGAGTACTAACATAGAGGGAGAACTTCTCCGCGCTGGATACAGGGATGAGTTGATACGTCAGTCCCAGTCCAACATTGGCTTGGACATGGACTTTGCTCAATGGGGTATAGCAGGATTATCTTGGAAAAATTACGTGTCATTTGATACTTACAATTTTTTGGTGACTCGAAAGAAAGATGATTATGCTAGATACCAGGCTGATGGTACTAAAGTAGGCGATGATGTACAAGCCTCAGGTATTAGCAAGTTTGACGATAATGCTTACCGAAACATCGGTATGATATCTACCATGGCCTATGACCGTACATTTGGTAACCATGCAATTACTTCTCATTTGAATGCGATTGCTCAAAATAGAGAGTATCAAGGGACTGCACAACCATATAAAAATGTGACTTATGGTTTCCGTCTCAATTATGCCTTTGCCAACAAATACATTGCTGAGGTAGATCTCGCCTATATGGGATCTAATAAGTTGGAAGAAGGAAGCCGCTATCAGTTATTTCCATCCGTAGGTCTAGGCTGGGTGCTCAGCGAAGAAGACTTCTTGCAGTCTGTCGATGCCTTGGACTATCTCAAGTTGAAAGCGAGCTATGGTCAAATGGGCTATGACCGCTCTCTCCAGCATTTTTGGTATAGAGATGCGTATGGTCCACAAGGTTGGGTGCAGTTTGGTTCACAAAATAGCAACGGTGCTAGTGCCTATACACTTACTCGTACAGGTAATCCAGCAATCGGTTTTGAGGTTGCTACCGAGTATAATATTGGCCTAGAAGCGTTGTTGCTGAAGCGACTGTCTGTAGAGGTCAATTACTACAATGAGTACAGGTCAGATATACCTATGCAGGTATCCAGTTTGTATCCCGACTACTTTGGGGACAACATCCCCTATGTCAATTATGGCGAAGTGAGCAATCAGGGAATTGAACTCGGATTAAACTACAGCAGTCAGGTAGGGGATATCAGCTATGGATTGGGTGGATATGTGACTTATTCGAAAGCAGTGTATGAAAAGACGGGTGATTTAACTCCTTTTCCTCATCTCAACAGAAATGGCAAACCCTTGGACTTGATGTGGGGGTATAATGCCGAAGGGTTTTATGAGAGTGATACAGAAGTAGATGTGCAGAGTACTTTGGGAGGAGATGTGATTGCTGGTGATTTAAGGTACGCAGATATTACCGAAGATGGATTGATCACCACAGAAGATCAAAAAAATATTGGTAACTCTACACCGAGATACCAGTACTCTTTGAATTTCAACATTGGTTACAAGGGATTTAGCTTATTTGTGTTAGGGCAAGGGGCTGCAGGACACGATCGCATGATGAGTTGGAATACAGCTTACAATGGGGTAGGACAAGGTAAATATGCCGCTAATGCTATGAATAGATGGTCACCAGATAATATGGACGCCAGTCATCCGAGATTGACTACTGTAGGTGGTTCACATAGTTATCAGGCTTCCTCATACTGGTTGCAGGATGCTTCTTACTTTACAATTCGAAACATTGAATTAAGTTATGTGTTTCCTGAGAAAATCAGAGGTGCCCTTCGTGCATCTGAGCTTAGGGTGTTCGCTAGAGGGACTGATCTGTTGAGCTTTTCCGCTCATCCAGATTTCAATTCGGACAATGCAGCATCTGGGCTTACAAGCGGTTTCTTGATGAAAACGTTTTCACTAGGATTTAATCTTTCTTACTAA
- a CDS encoding RagB/SusD family nutrient uptake outer membrane protein, with the protein MKLKIIYIYLAIMVGIFSIPACEDYLDVSPDLGLDDEEVYSNYETFQGVIAHAYWTLHNYAYDPHDWDSEIGTLSDEAQHLSTNSKPIANVANQGLWQDFDWIEFGFDYNWSEGDPERKLRKQPAGEAVVGIRMVNLALENLDKLENFPDLANFTPEEMKRHLEGEARLIRAWHYFQIIQRYGGIFFMNRSFESTDLVDSTRRSYQECTDWLISDLDKAAELLPKNWPVNFEGRATVTTAKAIKSMALLYAASPNMNMFDGGANAYNLTRAQEAAEAALETLAAAENSAYYRMLPLAEYKQNWCSATSGISYEALWGPPQSNANAPTATSAGNGWYNPHWDGGWAVWSGPTQNAVDKFETVNGLAIEDDPVYNPQDPFINRDPRLDMFVYKNGDNMYISSPSNKPATLEAWNGGYHDLQAKTVGLWTGYLHRKHRWDGANNVDNVAGVKRIFPLIRYAQVYLDFAEAANEAVGPTTAISAGGKTMTAVQALNVVRSRVGMPDVDPMYTGSKEALRERIRNERFVELYQEMHRWHDLRRWRIADEVLKEIYRADILKSGSTIIYNKEEIEGARVFEERHYWYPFPNSEMRQVENFTQNPGW; encoded by the coding sequence ATGAAACTGAAAATTATTTATATATACCTAGCGATTATGGTTGGAATCTTTTCCATACCTGCCTGCGAAGACTATCTGGATGTGAGTCCAGACTTGGGACTTGATGATGAGGAAGTGTACTCTAACTACGAGACATTCCAAGGGGTTATCGCACATGCCTATTGGACATTGCATAATTATGCCTATGATCCCCATGATTGGGACTCGGAGATCGGTACTCTCAGTGATGAGGCACAGCATCTCAGTACCAATAGTAAGCCGATAGCCAATGTGGCCAATCAAGGATTATGGCAAGATTTTGATTGGATCGAGTTTGGTTTTGATTACAATTGGAGCGAAGGTGATCCAGAGCGCAAACTCAGAAAGCAACCAGCTGGAGAGGCGGTAGTGGGAATCCGCATGGTCAATCTAGCCCTTGAAAATCTGGACAAACTGGAGAATTTTCCAGACTTGGCCAATTTTACTCCTGAAGAGATGAAAAGACACCTCGAAGGTGAAGCGCGTCTCATTCGTGCATGGCACTATTTCCAGATCATCCAGAGATATGGAGGAATCTTTTTTATGAATAGATCCTTCGAAAGTACAGATTTGGTAGATTCTACACGTCGAAGTTATCAAGAATGCACTGATTGGTTAATTTCTGATCTGGACAAAGCAGCTGAACTATTGCCAAAGAATTGGCCTGTCAATTTTGAAGGGCGTGCTACTGTGACTACTGCCAAGGCAATCAAAAGCATGGCCTTGTTATATGCAGCTAGTCCCAATATGAATATGTTTGATGGAGGTGCCAATGCTTATAATTTGACTCGTGCTCAGGAGGCTGCCGAGGCAGCACTTGAAACACTTGCAGCAGCAGAAAATTCCGCTTACTACCGAATGCTTCCATTGGCGGAGTATAAGCAAAATTGGTGCAGCGCGACTTCAGGTATCTCATACGAAGCATTATGGGGTCCACCCCAGTCCAATGCGAATGCCCCCACAGCTACTTCAGCTGGTAATGGCTGGTACAATCCTCACTGGGACGGTGGATGGGCTGTCTGGAGTGGCCCTACTCAAAACGCCGTGGACAAGTTCGAGACAGTCAATGGACTGGCCATAGAAGATGATCCAGTCTACAATCCTCAGGACCCATTTATAAATAGAGATCCTCGACTTGACATGTTTGTTTATAAAAATGGAGACAATATGTATATATCTTCTCCGTCCAACAAACCCGCCACTCTAGAGGCATGGAATGGAGGATACCATGACTTGCAAGCCAAAACTGTAGGACTATGGACAGGTTATCTCCATAGAAAACACCGATGGGATGGAGCCAATAACGTGGATAACGTGGCAGGAGTGAAGAGGATTTTTCCTCTGATTCGATATGCTCAGGTCTACTTGGATTTTGCTGAAGCAGCCAATGAAGCAGTAGGGCCGACGACAGCTATCAGTGCTGGAGGCAAAACCATGACTGCTGTGCAGGCACTCAATGTGGTGAGGAGCCGCGTAGGCATGCCAGATGTAGATCCTATGTACACTGGGTCGAAAGAAGCCTTGAGAGAAAGAATCCGCAATGAGCGTTTTGTAGAACTTTATCAGGAGATGCACAGATGGCACGACCTGAGAAGATGGAGGATTGCGGATGAAGTCTTGAAAGAAATCTACCGTGCAGATATTCTTAAGTCTGGTAGTACCATCATCTATAATAAAGAAGAGATAGAGGGTGCAAGGGTATTCGAAGAAAGGCACTACTGGTATCCATTTCCAAATAGCGAAATGAGACAAGTGGAAAACTTTACTCAAAATCCAGGATGGTAA